Proteins from one Rosa chinensis cultivar Old Blush chromosome 7, RchiOBHm-V2, whole genome shotgun sequence genomic window:
- the LOC112179899 gene encoding glyceraldehyde-3-phosphate dehydrogenase, cytosolic: FTGKIKLGINGFGRIGRLVTRVALQRDDIDLVCINDPYITADYIVYMFKHDTIHGAWKNCEVKLKNANHVTRNKKNEKIVTFSREDEIPWSGPGAEYIVDASGTATEIEFAQGHLKGGAKKVIVTCPCDSASAFVVGVNEKEYKPELNVISGASCTTNCLAPLAKVIHDKFGIIEGLMSTVHSVTASQRGVDGTCPNDWRPGKATPTIKDWRIGRAAYINIIPTTTGAAKAVGKALPDLDGKLTRMSFRVPSLDVSVVDLTVRLEKPATYEEIKAAIKEESEGNLKGILGYTEDDVVSTDFEHDSRSSIFDAKAGIALNDNFHKLVAWYDNEWGYSTRIVDLMTYIASFDSA, translated from the exons TTCACAGGGAAAATCAAACTCGGAATCAATG GATTTGGAAGAATTGGAAGATTGGTCACAAGAGTGGCTTTGCAAAGAGACGATATTGATCTTGTTTGCATTAACGACCCCTACATCACGGCCGACTacatt GTCTACATGTTCAAGCACGACACTATTCACGGTGCATGGAAGAATTGTGAGGTGAAACTTAAGAATGCAAACCACGTAACAAGGAA taaaaagaatgaaaagattgtAACTTTTAGCCGAGAAGACGAAATCCCTTGGTCCGGCCCAGGAGCCGAATATATCGTGGATGCCTCTGGTACTGCCACTGAAATCGAATTTGCTCAGGGCCATTTGAAG GGCGGAGCAAAGAAGGTTATTGTCACTTGCCCGTGTGATAGTGCTTCTGCGTTTGTTGTGGGTGTCAATGAGAAGGAATACAAGCCGGAGCTTAATGTTATTTCCGGTGCTAGTTGCACCACCAACTGCCTTGCCCCCCTTGCAAAG GTCATTCATGATAAATTTGGAATCATCGAGGGTCTGATGAGCACTGTTCACTCAGTTACTG CTAGCCAAAGAGGTGTTGATGGAACATGTCCTAATGATTGGAGACCTGGAAAAGCTACACCAACTATCAAAGATTGGAGAATTGGAAGAGCTGCTTATATCAACATCATTCCTACTACTACCGGAGCTGCTAAG GCTGTTGGTAAAGCTCTACCTGACCTGGATGGTAAATTGACCAGAATGTCATTCCGTGTTCCTAGTCTTGATGTTTCGGTGGTAGACCTAACAGTGAGGCTAGAAAAGCCGGCTACGTATGAGGAAATAAAAGCTGCCATCAA GGAAGAGTCTGAGGGAAACTTGAAGGGAATCTTGGGTTACACTGAAGATGATGTGGTCTCTACCGACTTTGAGCATGACAGCAG GTCAAGTATTTTTGATGCAAAGGCCGGAATTGCTTTGAATGATAACTTCCACAAGTTGGTCGCATGGTACGACAACGAGTGGGGATACAG CACTCGCATCGTTGACTTGATGACCTATATTGCGTCATTTGATTCAGCATAA